One Rissa tridactyla isolate bRisTri1 chromosome 4, bRisTri1.patW.cur.20221130, whole genome shotgun sequence DNA window includes the following coding sequences:
- the LOC128909537 gene encoding carbohydrate sulfotransferase 5-like, with product MRMARIRIPSTIVILVVMVQTGFLLFMYARYSNFMPRSEEKPSQVHILILSSWRSGSSFVGQLFSQHPNVFYLMEPAWHVWVTMYQNSAKVLHMAVRDLVRSVFLCDMSVFDAYMPWKRNLSDLFQWAVSRALCSAPACDSFQRTDITSEMACKTLCGRYPFSKVEEACKTYSHVVIKEVRFFDLKVLYPLLTDPSLNLKIIHLVRDPRAVVKSREQSVKALARDNGIVLSTNGTNVEDGKYKVMQEICRSHVQIYETATLKPPNFLKDRYLMIRFEDLVRDPLSEISEMYKFADLSLTPTLKSWIYNITHGQGSGKKKEAFKITSRDAVSVSQAWRNVLSFQKIKKIQEVCKGAINMLGYQLLDSEKEQKDLSLDLVLPRRQNQFSWSSFNAKH from the coding sequence ATGAGAATGGCAAGGATTCGGATTCCTAGCACAATCGTTATACTTGTTGTTATGGTACAGACTGGATTCTTACTCTTCATGTACGCGCGGTACAGTAACTTCATGCCTCGGTCTGAGGAGAAACCATCTCAAGTCCACATCCTCATTCTTTCCTCCTGGCGTTCGGGATCTTCTTTTGTTGGTCAACTTTTCAGCCAGCACCCCAATGTCTTCTACCTGATGGAGCCTGCATGGCATGTGTGGGTTACGATGTACCAGAACAGTGCTAAGGTCTTGCACATGGCAGTGCGGGACCTAGTCAGGTCGGTCTTTCTGTGTGACATGTCTGTGTTTGATGCTTACATGCCTTGGAAAAGAAACTTATCAGATCTTTTCCAGTGGGCAGTGAGTCGGGCTCTGTGTTCAGCTCCTGCTTGTGACTCCTTTCAACGTACTGACATAACCAGTGAAATGGCATGCAAGACTCTTTGTGGACGGTACCCATTCAGCAAGGTGGAGGAAGCCTGTAAAACTTACAGCCATGTTGTCATCAAGGAGGTTCGATTCTTTGACTTGAAGGTCCTCTACCCTCTTCTCACTGATCCATCCCTGAATCTCAAAATTATTCACTTGGTCCGTGATCCCAGGGCAGTCGTCAAGTCCCGGGAACAATCGGTCAAAGCATTAGCCCGTGACAATGGAATTGTTTTGAGTACCAATGGTACTAACGTGGAAGACGGCAAATACAAGGTAATGCAAGAGATTTGTAGAAGTCATGTTCAGATTTATGAAACAGCTACTCTAAAACCACCTAATTTCCTTAAAGATCGCTATTTAATGATCCGTTTTGAAGATCTGGTAAGAGATCCGTTGTCAGAAATCTCAGAAATGTATAAATTTGCAGATCTTAGTTTGACCCCCACGCTCAAAAGCTGGATCTATAATATCACACATGGACagggatcaggaaaaaaaaaagaagccttcaaAATCACATCTCGAGATGCAGTTAGTGTTTCACAGGCCTGGAGAAATGTTCTCTCCTtccagaaaattaagaaaatacaggAAGTTTGCAAAGGTGCTATAAACATGCTCGGCTATCAGCTGCTGgattcagaaaaagaacaaaaagatctGTCATTGGACTTAGTGTTGCCAAGACGACAAAATCAATTCAGTTGGTCATCATTTAATGCAAAGCACTGA